Part of the Vidua macroura isolate BioBank_ID:100142 chromosome 27, ASM2450914v1, whole genome shotgun sequence genome, CCAATAAAATCCATTTAATGGGGACCTAATTCTGCACCAGGGAAGCATCAGCAAGGCCAGAGCGCTGAATTCCAAGGTCTCATCCCACACAACTCCACGCTACTCCAGGCCACAGCGTTAATCCCAAAACTTGGGAAAAACTCTCCTAAACCTGAAACCAGCAACCGAAAAACCAGGAAGGCTCCTTCCTGCTGAACTTCCACGGAacctggctgctggggctcagcctgggcaTCCTGGCTGCTCCAGCGGCAGGAAGAGGGATCAGGTTGGGAGATCTGCCCACACCCCCCACCACGCCTGATGTTCTTGCTCCTGGAAAAGGcctctccttcctgctccaggCATGGCACCGGCCCCTGGCTGCTCCGGAAACATCAGCTCCCACCAGAGGAGCCCCCTGGattccctgcctgggctgccaggAAATCCCCAGCAGGCACACAAGGATATCCGAAGGACAAGCATATGTTTAATAATCCCAAGATTAGAGCTCCTAAGCCCTTGCTGGCCTGGCCAGGGCCTCTTCTGTCTCCTGGTACCCAAACAACGCAGCCCTTCCTAAAACTGGGACAGAACCAAGCCCTGGGGGGATGGCAGAGATGGTAGGGGCTGTTTTGCTCAGCCTGGGAATTGCAAAACAAACGGCAGAGCCTCTGGATCCTCTCCCAGGCTCAGGGAGAGGCCACTCAACACCAGCCCGGGGGCTGATCCCGCTGTGCCTGCACCGTGGGGACATCACCACGGGGACATCACCCCCTGCTCCTGacacctgctgccagcccagccgtGAGGGAAGCAGCATCTGCCAGCCTGTTTACCCGGCTGttcccagctggctccagccTCCCAGCTGGATTTTGCACCCTGCACATGGAAGGTCAGGCAGTGCCCCTGCCTCGAGTTACCAGCAGCTCACACCCGGCCAGCTCAGCTTCCAACACCATTTTCTGGCGTTTTGAAGGCTGCAGAAGGAAGTtgtttccttctcctgtgtTAAGGAGCCAGAATTTCCCTGAGCTTGGTTTATTTCCTGAGTTTTAAATCATGCCAATCAGGCACAGCTCTGGAGGAGGCAGCGGTGGCCCAGGAGAATGTGTTGCACAACTGGGTGCCTCCATTTCCAGCCTGCCTGGAAAACTGAGCTTTACATCTGAAAACTCATTCCCAAAATAATCAGCACAAGCTTGGGAGTGAACTGAGAAGGCAAGTGTGCAAGGGGGAGCAGGAATGTGTGTCAGGATATACTTCTTACTGCTGGAATAGTATAGAAACATGGAGtgatttgggtgggaagggaccttaaatccaCCTACTGCCACCCCTGcgatggcagggacacctcccactgtcccaggctgctccaagcactgtccagcctggccttgggcaccgccaggggtccaggggcagccacagctgctctgggcaccctgtgtcagggcctgcccaccctcccagggaacaattcccaattcccgatatcccatccatccctgccctctggcagtgggagccattccctgtgcctgtccctccaggcACTTGTAAACACAGTTCTTACTTCCTGAATTTACTTGTAAAAGATGCCAGGCTGAAAACCGAGTGATTTCACGTGCTCTTGGAGGGCTGCTCGTTGTTCCGATTTACTTTCCCCAATATTGCCGAGCGcctgctctcctctcccaccACTAAGCCCCGGTCCTTCCGGAGGACACTCCGAGGATACTCCGAGGTTACATCTGCACACCACGCGTTACCGCCGCCTTTGACAAGGACATAAGCGTGCTCTCGGCGGGTCCGTGCCGGGGCAGGGCCCGGGCAGGGCCGGGATGGCTGCGGAGACGGACCGGGCTCGGGGCCCGCGGCATCGAccccggcccgggcccgggcccggctcACCCGCTGCGGGAGGGGACGGGGACGGGCCCGGCCCAACTTCCACCGGGCTTTGAGGGTGCAAAGtgggagcggggaagagggaggagTCCCGACTGAAAGGGGCAGCAGAACGGTCCCACCGGGGCGGCCGGGCCCGCTCCGGGCGATGCCAGCCAGGCCCGGCCGCTCTGCCCCGGGAAGGCCCCGCCGGCCCGCCCGGCCACCCCGGCGCTGGCCCGGGCCCCCGGGTGCCCCCGCGGccctcccgccgccccgggGCTCTCTCTCACCTGGTACTGCGCAGCGGCCGGGCCCATGGCGCGGTagcccggggcggcggcgggcgcggggctggggccgcgCAGCAGGGCGGTGCCGGgccccggggccggcggggcggcggaGGGGGgcagcgggctgagcgggaAGGCGCCGCGCCCGGCCATGGCGGGGCCGCAgcggacgggacgggacgggacgggacgggacgggacggggaggccccggcggcggcgccggcggaacgggaaggaagaggaaggggaacGGGAacggctccgcgcccgccgcctCAGGCCCCGCCCCCACAGCGCCTCAGGCCCCGCCCCGGCTTAGCCCCGCCCCGGCATAGCCCCGCCCACATCCCGCCTCAGGCCCCGCCCCGCAGTGCCacgcccgccgcgccgcgcgcACATCCGGGAGTTCCGCCCACTCCGGCAGAGGCTCCACCCCCAGCCCGCGCGTGTGACGTAGCGTGAGTGACGTCAACGTGTGTGGCATGTGCCATGTACACATGTGTGCACTTGTGTGCACGTgagggggtgtgtgtgtgtgaacacctgtgtgtgtgtgtgaacatctgcgtgtgtgtgtgaacacctgtgtgtgtgtgtgtgtgagcacctGTGTGTGAGCACCTGTGTGTgaacatatgtgtgtgtgtgtgtgtgtgaacacctgtgtgtgtgtgtgtgaacaccTGTGTGTGTGAGCGCCTGTGTGTgaacatatgtgtgtgtgcagcacGAGTCCAAgaggaggtgtgtgtgtgtgtgtgcattgatacaggtgtgtgtgtgacacaggtgtgtcTGTGCAGGTGTGTGAGTGACACAGGTGTAGGTCTGACACAGATGTGTGTGTGGCACGGCTGTGAGTGACCCGTGTGAGTGACACAGATGCGTGGGGGTGTTTGCACACCTAACGGGTGAGGGCCCGTGTGTTTGCGCCTCAAGTGTTTGCACACGCGTGTGTGCAGGTgcgggacagggggacacgggggtcaCCGCGGCACGGGCAGAGCTCGGCTGTGCGTGTGAGGAGCCGGGGGGTCACGCACACACCTGGGGGCGGCTGCGGGGCGCGCGGCACCTGCGGGAATCTTGGGGGTCCCGGGAGTCTCTGTGATCGTGGGGGTCCCTGGGGTCTAAGCGGTCCCGGGGATTGCGGGGCTCGTGGTGATCACAGGGGTCTCAGGCACACGCGGAGGTCGGAGTGTCTCGGGGGCCCCGGGGTCGTGGGGGTCTCGGGGGTCGTGGTGGTCCTGGGAGTCAGGAGGCCATGGGTGTCTCGATGTTCTCTGGGGTCCCAGTGGTCCTGGTGGACCTGGGGATCCCAGTGGTCTCAGTGTTCTCAGGGGTCCCGGTGGTTCCGCTGTTCTCAGTGTTCTCAGCTGTCCCAGTGGTCCCAGTGTTCTTGGCGGTCCTGGTGTTCTCGGTGTTCTCGTTGTTCCCACTGTTCCCACTGTTCTCGGTCGTCCTGGTGTTCCCAGTGTTCTCGGTGTTCTCAGCGGTCCCGGTGTTCTCGGTGTTCTCGTTGTTCCCACTGTTCCTGGTGTTTGGGGTGTTCCCAGTGTTCTCGGTGTTCTCAGCAGTTCCGGTGTTCCCACTGTTCCCACTGTTCCCACTGTTCCTGGTGTTCTCAGTGTTCTCAGTGTTCCCGCTGTTCCCACTGTTCTCAGTGTTCCCGGTGTTCTCGGTGTTCTCAGTGTTCCCACTGTTCCCGGTGTTCCCGCTGTTCCCACTGTTCTCAGTGTTCTCGGTGTTCTCAGTGTTCCCGCTGTTCCCGGTGTTCCCGCTGTTCCCACTGTTCTCAGTGTTCTCAGTGTTCTCGGTGTTCCCGTTGTTCCTGGTGTTCTCAGTGTTCCCGGTGTTCCCGCTGTTCCCGGTGTTCCCGCTGTTCCCGCTGTTCGCAGTGTTCCCGGTGTTCTCAGTGTTCCCGGTGTTCCCGCTGTTCCCAGTGTTCTCAGTGTTCTCAGTGTTCCCGGTGTTCCCGGTGTTCCCAGTGTTCTCAGTGTTCCCGCTGTTCCCGCTGTTCCCGGTGTTCCCGATGGTCCCGGGGGTCGCGGCTGTTCCGCAGCgcggccgccagggggcgccgcAGGGACGCGCTCCGCGGTCGGGTCGGAGCAAAAGCCccgaaattcccaaaattcccggaAAATCCCTCAGTCCGGGCATACcacgggggttcagggctgtgtttccaaactctcctgctctgcagccgCACCTGGACGCTCCCACAGCGCGCTTGAACCATCACTAAAACCCTTCGGAAGGGCTGACACCTCAATAGAGGCAACCAAACCCTGTCCCGGGGCGATCTGTGCTGCTGGTGACCCTCAGGGAAATCCCGGGAAAGGCTGGAACTTCTGGGTGCTGCCACAGGGCACTCAGAGATGCCCAGAGCCCGCCCCGTGCCCAGGAATTCCTCACCTGCTGAGTCTATCCTAGGCTGGCATCATACTCTCACTGCAGGTGTAGTTGATGACTTTCATCCCAGCCCCATGGTTTTGGGGAGGTTTCCAGGATTTTGGGGCAGTTTGTGTCTTGCCTAGTCCCTGTATGTCCAGGGACAAGGATGGGCAGGAAAAGTGACAGTGACTATCCCCTGCAGTGGCTTCACCACAACACCCCAGGCACAGGGCGCAGGTGACAGCTGAGCCTCCTCACATCGTGGGTGTCACTGAAGACCCTCCCCTGAGCAGAACTCCTGTGTGttaaaggctggaaaaggctccTTTTCCCCTTAAAGGGCTCAAGCCCTCAGTGGGATTTGTCCGTCTCGTTCCTGGTGGCTCCGTGGGACAGCAGTGGGGACAAGGGTTCATTCCCtgggggacacccagggctctgctcttcAGTCACTGAGATgattttcctgcttccttcagagagggctgtgctgggcactctttccctttcccatagGAAAACAATTCTCCAGGATCTAGAGCTCCTTTTCCCACTCGTAGGTAAGAAAAAATCTGAACTGGAGAAGCCTCTCCTGATggattttttgcttttactgAAATGGAGGCTATGCTTCCAAAGCAAAATAAGCTGGAAACCAGGTGGGCAAGGACAAGGCTTGAGCTGAGCctgatttctctctctccaggcAGGTCCCAGCCATCCCTCTGGGATGCAGaagggatggggctgcagggaaatcAGGCAGGGATTGTGAGGATTAGGGCTTTATTACTTTTCCAGCTCTGTTGTCATTCCTGTTGTCTTACCTGAGGCCATGGAAAGTCCCagggcttggggacaccccaggacaTCGGGTcctcctcccatccctgcctggctgaATGACCTTCAGGAAGTTGCTTTCCCCacctttttccctctctcctcagTGTTCCTGCCCCCGCTGGAGTGGGAACTGCTCCATCccaaagtgctgctgccagcaggagcttCCCCTGCCTGGGGCAAAGGCTCTCAAAGAACCACAGCTCAATTTTCCCGGCAGAAAAACACCTCTGGAAGTATTCCCAGTCCTCAGCAGGGTGtctttgctgtgctgcctgcagcaccttCCTGCTCCACTCCACTTCCAGGGCTCATCAGGCGCTTTGGAAAAGCCTCCTTCCTGTTTTCCCTCCCTGGAGCTCCTCCAGGCTCCATCCTCTCCCTTCCTCAGGTGCTGGTTTCAGTCCCTTCCTCCTGGGACATTTTCCAAGACATGGAGACCCCAGCAATGAATGGCTTTGCTGGAATTCCTCTGGAAATGAGGAACTTTCCTAGCAGCCAGCAGGTGCCAGCTCAGGATAAACCCAGAGGATGCTGATTAAAGGATCATTTCTGTGGTGGTTAAAGGTGATTACTCTGCCTTCTCCTCTATTATTAGGCTGAAGCCCAATTAACCAGACCCTGTTAATTAGCCTAGGTGAGGCTCAGTGCTTGCCTGGGAAGGTGCTTGTTCCTGGCTGTCTGCAGGGACCAGGGAATCTTCCCCTCTGGATGGAAAATCAGGAACATCCTGtgcacatttttcatttaaaactcCCTCTTTGAGGTTATTCCAAATCTGTGCCCATGGCCACTCCGTACCTTGGGGATGGAAGGGGATATTCCACAAAAACACTCCTAGGGCTGGAAAACTGCCCCAGGTGGTggaggaggaaagcagcaggagcacgATGGTTTGGTGATGGTCCTGCCAAGGAAGGGCCCGGAGCCCTGCAGAGATTCCAGACAAAGCTGTGCTCCAGAGGGAGGACTGAGGGACACTGTGGGACCACCACCacagcctgggctctgcagatTCCATGGCAGGCTTCATTTCTTGGAGCAGCTGGATGGGTGCAAGCCTTGGATGTCTCTCCATGAGAGAAGTGGGAAGcggctgggatggaattcccagagcagctgtggctgcccctggatccctggaagtgtcccaggccaaactggacagggcttggagcagcctgggacagtgggaggtgtccctggtgGTACTTGTTGGGTTTcaagctctcccagcccaaaccattccattcTCCCAGCCGTGTGGAGCAGATTCCAAGCTCAGAGCATGTCACTCCCCTCACCTGGGCATGTGTGCTCCtcatttgggaaggaatttccctgcttttcatCCATCCCCAGCTTGGCTGCTGCACAATCTCCATCCAACCACGAGCCCTTGCCTATCCCAGCCTATCCCAGTCTATCCCAGTCtatcccagctgcagctggtccAAGCTGGGACACAGCTCTCACACAAGGCACACGATAAAACTTTGGGTTGCCACCCTGGTAACTCTGGTTTTAAATGATTCTCCTGGGCAGGGAAGGTCTTTCTGTcagggagaataaaagggaTGTTGGGAATTCATCTCTTGAATCCCTCTGACTTTGTCTTTTCCCCACAGGGCTGTCCTTGGGCCCTGGAAGCCTCCAGAGTGGCTCTGGAGCCTCCCAGACTCCATCCGTGTGTGCTGGGCTCGGGATGGGTTGTGTTGCCTGGAGGGGGGGACagcccctccctgtcccctccgtCCCGTGGGTCAGGGCTTGGGATGGGTAATGTTTGGTGCCATGGAACAGGACTGGGATGGATTTTCCTGCTGAGCCAAGAGGttctgaagggaaaagaagcagaacCTTCAATCACCTGCTAATGGACCAAATCCTGGGTACCCCGTGCCAGGAAGCTGCACCCactctgccagggcagctgggtctcctggcacatccctggcaccaattccagccctgctgcttcctcccacACCCGGATTGTCACTGGGAGGCACCACAAGTCCCCTCTTCCCTCTCAGCCATGGGGGACCCTTCGTGGCTCAGAGCTCCCGGTGTTTAAAGCATTAAACCAAatttttctggggttttataTCTTCAGAGTTTCGGGATCACACTAAAGGGGTTGGTCCCAATGGAAAagcttcttcccttttcccaaaaCCATTGAGGAGATGCATTCTGGGCTCAGCCCCCCCGTAAATTTGGGCACAAGAGGGCCCTGAAACACCACAATGGTTGGGAGCTCCAAAGTCCCTTCTGCCCCTTCCTCTGGGCTCAGAGTGGAGCAGACATATCCCGAGACTGCCCCTGCCCCACCCCATGGAATCCGTGTCCATCCTGGGCACTTCCCTGGAATTGCATCCCCTTAAATGAGGGGAGCACgagcacagctgggatttcTGGGGCTGGGACCAGAGAAAACCAATCAAACCCCTTGGGATTTGTGGGGGTGAGGTCAAACATCTGCAGAGCAAAATCCCCTTCACTCCCAACCCTGCGAGGGTTGGAGCCATTGGGAATCAGGAACTGGAGCCATTGGGAATCAGGAACTGGAGCCATCGGAAATCAGGAGCTGGATCTATCAGGAATCAGGAGCTGAAGCCATTGGGAATAAGGGGTTGGAGCCATCGGAaatcaggagctggagccattgggaatcaggagctggagccatTGGGAATCAGGGGCTGGAGCCGTTGGGaatcaggagctggagccatTGGGAATCAGGAGCTGGATCTATCGGGAATCAGGGGCTGGAGCCATTGGGAATAAGGGGTTGGAGCCATCGGAaatcaggagctggagccattgggaatcaggagctggagccatTGGGAATCAGGAGCTGGAGCCGTTGGGaatcaggagctggagccatTGGGAATCAGGAGCTGGAGCCGTTGGGAATCAGGGGCTGGAGCCATTGGGAATCAGGAGCCGGAGCCATTGGGaatcaggagctggagccatTGGGAATCAGGGATTGGAGCCATTGGGaatcaggagctggagccatTGGGAATCAGGGATTGGAGCCATTGGGaatcaggagctggagccattgggaatcaggagctggagccatTGGGAATCAGGGATTGGAGCCACTGGGaatcaggagctggagccatTGGGAATCAGGGATTGGAGCCGTTGGGAATCAGGGGCTGGAGCCATTGGGaatcaggagctggagccatTGGGAATCAGGAGCTGGAGCCGTTGGGAATCAGGGATTGGAGCCACTGGGAATCAGGAGCTGGAGCCGTTGGGAATCAGGGATTGGAGCCGTTGGGAATCAGGGGCTGGAGCCATTGGGaatcaggagctggagccatTGGGAATCAGGAGCTGGAGCCGTTGGGAATCAGGAGCTGGAGCCGTTGGGAATCAGGGATTGGAGCCATTGGGAATCAGGGGCTGGAGCCATTGGGAATCAGGGATTGGAGCCATTGGGaatcaggagctggagccatTGGGAATCAGGGGCTGGAGCCATTGGGAATCAGGAGCTGGAGCCGTTGGGaatcaggagctggagccatTGGGAATCAGGGGCTGGAGCCATTGGGAATCAGGCCTCAGCTGCGCTCCACAAACCTGGCAGCTGTTAATTGCTATTAATCTCATCAATGCAAATCATATTAAGCTCCCTGGACTCTTCCCAATGGCAGCACTGATAATTCCCTATAAATCAAATTTAGCAGCCCATAAACATTGGAACATCCCACAGCCATTTTCACCCTCCTAAAAACCCATCAATTGCTGCCTGCCTGGATTAGAGGGAATAAATTCCAGAATTTATCTTCCTGCCACAATCATGGACAAAACCACATTAAAGAGACACTTGGAAGCTGCTTTTGTGTTGATTGttatggagctgctgctcctcggCTCCTTCAATCCACTCAGAATTGGGGATAATTGAGGGATTTGAAATCCTTCAATGCTTAAATGATAAAGTTGTTGCTTTTCTGAGCCCTCAAACACCTGTGGGAGCAATTTTTGTGCAggtgagaaataaaaaacaactttaCAAAGATCAGGGCTTGGGAAGAAGGAGAATAAATccctttattttctatttttagggatgaggggaaaggagaaaggatctgatgggggaaaaggagaaaggatctgatggggggaaaaaagagtttGAACTGTTCAGCTCCTCAAAAAGAAGACTGGGAGGTGTTCGTATTCCAGTGGGTGCATCCCTGGAAGAGCTGAACATCCAGCGGGATAAGGAGCAAGGTGGAGTGGTGGCTGGGAGGGAATGGGGGGAGGAACGAGGTCATTCCAGCAGGGGGAGGTTCAACACATCTGAAGGAAGAGATGGGATTTCCTGCTGAGCCCAGAGGGTTTGGGAGCAGCTTCATTCCCACAGGATTTATGGGAGTGGTGCAGGGAAGGTCTCAAGGGTGAACATCCCTGGGATGAGGAGAAGGGTGGGCACCAGGAGACTGCAGATCCTGGGGATGTGTCTGCCCGGCATGATTGTCCTCACACCAGGGACAGGCCTGACCTTCCTCCAGGGTGCCTCTGGATCTCAGTCCatccttccctggacacgctgCTGGGCTGGTGGGATTTGCTCTGCAGGAGATGAGCGTGGGGACATCACCTCCTCAAGGGACAGCCACTTCTCTCTTTCCCAGCCATGAAGtcacacaggagctgcaggtggccccatgtccctctgtccctcccagTGGAGCTCTCCtcccttttccatctcctttgcttcctctcttcccagttttcctccctcctcGTCCTGCCTGGCTGAGGTTGGAGCATCTCCCCTGTtctcctgcccctctctgctccctccaccttctcctccagggctgctcaggTGCTGGAGCTCCTGTTTCCATGGCAATGTCTCACCAGCTCCAGGCTCACTGGAACACTttcatccctggaatgtccctgcacaggagcactgctgtcccctcctcctCAGGACAGAAACTCCAAGTGAAGTGGCCACCAAAACCCCCTGAAAGCCTCAAATCTTGGTGTGGTCATCCTGGCTGGGGACAAAAGCCCAGGCCAGGAGTGTCCACGGCTGGTGGCTCATCCTTGCTCAGCCCAGCTGGGTTTCACGGGGACATCCCCGTGGTTGGTGACACCTCatccctcctccctgtgcctggggacagggagggataGAGAGGGTTCCCAGTTTGGATTTATCCTTTGTTTCTGTTCCAAGAGCACTGAAGTGGCTCCAGGGGGATTATGGCTCAGGAGAAATACCCAGGGATGCTTCCCTTGGCACATTCGTGGGTGGGACAATGCCCAAGGGCAGGACATGGCCCCAGGGGACATCAGGATGGGCTCCTCTGGGCCATGTGGAAACCCTCCCGGTGGTTTGCAGGGAATTCGGGATTTTCCTGGGATGTGTCAATGTTGTGTCTGGAAATTGTGGATAGAAAAGGGAGGGGTCCTGCACTGCCATAGAGCATGGGGAGGGGCCGGAGGGCAGCGCCTCCAGGGGGTGGGGAGCTCAGAATCCAGCAGAAGCCAGGATCCAGCAGGAATCAGCATCTATCAGGAATCAGGATCCAGCAGGGATCAGCCTCTAGCTGGGATCAGGATCCAGCAGGGATCAGGATCTGGCACGAATTAGGATCCGGCAGAATTCAGGATCTAGGATTGGTAACCAGGGAAGAGCCCTCCACGGGAATGGAGTTGCAGGAATGCACAGTGGGGATCTTGTGGATTCCACAGGATCTGACCCCACCGGCCCCTCCCTGGATCAGCCTGGATCCCTTGGAAGGTGTCCCCGTCCATGGAACTGGgtgatatttaaggtcccttccagccaaaGCATTCCGTTACTCTGCGATTCCACGCGCTGCCAGCCTGGGAAAACTGGCTTTTCCCGCAGCCGAATCCGGCTTTTTCCGGGATGAGATAAACCCTCCCGGCGAGCgcagatggagctgggatggtgctggatCCTGATCCCTGCGCCAACACTTCCCGGAGCACTCGGGGCTCTGGCACTGACTGATCACAGGCTCCTCAATCCTTTAGTTTAATCCCAATTTTAAACTGTAAAAACCAGGAATGGCCCCATGGCGGGCTGTCCCGGCTGTCACCTCCGCGGGAGGCCTGGCTTTGATGTCCCCTCAGCtctgattgattgattgattgattgattgagCTCTTAATGAGGGTTCCGAGCCGAGCGAGCGCTAATTGCCTTGCTAATGACTCCTCCGGCTGCCTTGGCTGGTCCCGACAGCCAGGCGGGGAATGCCTGGAGTCGAAGGGTCGGGACGGGACCATCATCGTGACAGCACCATCTCCTCGGCCGGGTGTTTTCCAGAGGCTGTTCCTGCATCCCACCAACTCCTGCTCCATCCCGCAGCACCTCCTGTCTGGATACGGGCTGGGCTCTTCCCGTGGGTTTGGAATTCCAGCGAGTCCTGGCACATGGGAGCCCCTTGGAGCAGCACATGGAGGGAATGATTCCATTTCTGGTGTGTGATCATTGCAAAGATGGAAGAGAAAACGAGAGGGAACTCTGTGGATTTAATATTTTCCAGGAAGGGGCAATGTTCAATgtggaattgtttgggttggaagggaacttaaagccCATCCACTGCCGCTCActgggacacctcccactatccctggctgctccaagccccatccagcctggccttggactcttccaggaatgggacagGTAAATATTCCTCAGAAGATGCCAATGGACCTTTAATGAGCCTTTAATTGGACATGCCCACGTTTTCTGTGTGTTGGTGGCTGCTTTGGCTCCTCACCTGGAGCCCACTGGAGCCCTTggagctgctcttcccaggcCAGCTGGGAGCCAAAGCCCTTTCCTGGCTGATCCCAGTGCTTTGAGGACTTGGATTTGTCACCTCCCAGTGTGAATTCCCtctcagagctgagcaggggTATGTGAGAAACAAGGAAGAACTTGGCCATGGCAGCTTAAAAAGTCACCTAGGATTTTGGGATGCCCTGGGATATGGGATTCAAGGACAGCAGGGCCTGGTCCCTGTCCATGGCTGGTGGAGATCCTGCAGACCCCGATGGGCTGCTGGAGATCCTCCAGCTTTATGGAGATTCTTGGCTGGATAAAGAAAGCCCCAAATTCCTTCCTTGCCCAAGACTTTGGTGGTGGCTTGAGCGAGCTGGGGgtttcctttccctctggaggacaccaggaggagctggaattcctgtGGGATGTTTTAAGGTCACAGCAGTGCATAAGAAACCAGGCAGTGATTTCCACTCCTCACAGAAtatcttggttttctttttccctcttttctatAAATATGGATTTTCCCATTATCCCCATGAAAGGGAGATCCCTCCTCAGACCCTGCCAGGTGACAGATGATGGCAATGACTTCTggagctctgtcctgctcttAGGAATTTCTCCAGTGGATTTTATTtgcctgctccctcctgcttccttcAGCAGAGCATTCCTCCCACGGATTGGGAAgaaaggcagggatggggctggatcAAGGAGTTGCACTCCAGGTGGTCCTGAGCCTTCCTTCATCCCCTGacacattcccagctccctccagccttTAAACCTCCATAATTAAAGCCGCTCCTAAAGACAAACAGTGCCTGGGAAGATttattatttctgctgctgtaatTACCTGTCAGGATTAAAAGAATGGCCCTTTCCAAGGAACGCTGGGCTTGttctttaattaattaatatgcAGCTTGTCATGCAAAATCAAG contains:
- the LOC128819692 gene encoding insoluble matrix shell protein 4-like, coding for MPGLRDFPGILGISGLLLRPDRGARPCGAPWRPRCGTAATPGTIGNTGNSGNSGNTENTGNTGNTGNTENTENTGNSGNTGNTENTGNTANSGNSGNTGNSGNTGNTENTRNNGNTENTENTENSGNSGNTGNSGNTENTENTENSGNSGNTGNSGNTENTENTGNTENSGNSGNTENTENTRNSGNSGNSGNTGTAENTENTGNTPNTRNSGNNENTENTGTAENTENTGNTRTTENSGNSGNNENTENTRTAKNTGTTGTAENTENSGTTGTPENTETTGIPRSTRTTGTPENIETPMAS